In one Bradyrhizobium sp. 4 genomic region, the following are encoded:
- a CDS encoding SDR family oxidoreductase codes for MPQPSNAPRRTLLLTGASRGIGHATVIRFSSAGWRVITCSRHPFPEDCPWDAGPEDHIQVDLATPADTTRAISDIRDRLEGGMLHALVNNAAISPKGAGGSRLGSIDTDLDTWTHVFNVNFFAPIMMARGLIEELKTAKGSVVNVTSIAGSRVHPFAGAAYATSKAALASLTREMASDFGRVGVRVNAIAPGEIDTSILSPGTEKIVDQQIPMHRLGTPDEVAKIIYVLCTDTSSYVNGAEIHINGGQHV; via the coding sequence ATGCCGCAGCCTTCCAATGCGCCGCGCCGCACGCTGCTCCTGACCGGGGCTAGCCGCGGCATCGGCCATGCCACCGTGATCCGTTTCTCCTCGGCCGGCTGGCGCGTGATCACCTGCTCGCGACATCCGTTCCCGGAGGATTGTCCGTGGGACGCAGGCCCTGAGGACCATATCCAGGTCGATCTTGCCACGCCCGCCGATACCACCCGCGCGATCTCCGACATCCGCGACCGGCTCGAAGGCGGCATGCTGCATGCGCTGGTCAACAACGCCGCGATCTCACCGAAGGGCGCCGGCGGCTCCAGGCTCGGCTCGATCGACACCGACCTCGACACCTGGACGCACGTGTTCAACGTCAACTTCTTCGCCCCGATCATGATGGCGCGCGGACTGATTGAGGAACTGAAGACGGCCAAGGGCTCTGTCGTGAACGTCACCTCGATCGCGGGCTCGCGCGTGCATCCCTTCGCGGGCGCGGCCTACGCCACCTCGAAGGCTGCGCTCGCATCCCTGACCCGCGAGATGGCCTCCGATTTCGGCCGCGTCGGCGTGCGCGTCAACGCGATCGCACCCGGCGAGATCGACACCTCGATCCTGTCGCCGGGCACCGAGAAGATCGTCGACCAGCAGATCCCGATGCACCGCCTCGGCACGCCGGACGAGGTCGCCAAGATCATCTACGTGCTGTGCACGGACACCAGTTCTTACGTCAACGGCGCCGAGATCCACATCAACGGCGGCCAGCACGTGTAG
- the pdxH gene encoding pyridoxamine 5'-phosphate oxidase, with protein MTDTTSMKHQTPLTSGDFTAADEPFALFEAWLNEAIKSEPNDPNAMALATVDADGLPDVRMVLMKGFDTDGFVFYSHIASQKGRELTANPKAALLFHWKSLRRQVRIRGNVTPVTEAEADAYFATRPKQAQIGAWASKQSQELESRFAFEQAIAKVAAKHIIGEVPRPPGWSGWRITPSRIEFWHDRPFRLHDRIEFRRDAAGQKWSKTRMYP; from the coding sequence ATGACCGACACGACCTCGATGAAACACCAGACACCCTTAACATCCGGTGATTTCACCGCCGCCGACGAGCCCTTTGCGCTGTTCGAGGCCTGGCTGAACGAAGCCATCAAGAGCGAGCCGAACGATCCGAACGCCATGGCGCTCGCCACCGTCGATGCCGACGGCCTGCCGGACGTGCGAATGGTGCTGATGAAGGGCTTCGATACCGATGGTTTCGTCTTCTACAGCCACATCGCCAGCCAGAAGGGCCGCGAACTCACCGCAAATCCTAAGGCCGCGTTACTTTTTCACTGGAAGTCGCTGCGCCGTCAGGTCCGCATCCGCGGCAACGTGACGCCGGTGACCGAGGCCGAGGCCGACGCCTATTTCGCCACCCGCCCGAAGCAGGCGCAGATCGGCGCCTGGGCGAGCAAGCAGTCGCAGGAGCTCGAGAGCCGCTTCGCCTTCGAGCAGGCGATCGCCAAGGTCGCCGCCAAGCACATCATCGGCGAGGTGCCGCGTCCGCCGGGCTGGAGCGGCTGGCGTATCACGCCGTCTCGTATCGAGTTCTGGCACGACCGCCCATTCCGCCTGCACGACCGCATCGAATTTCGCCGTGACGCGGCCGGCCAGAAATGGTCCAAGACGCGGATGTATCCCTAG
- a CDS encoding RT0821/Lpp0805 family surface protein: MTIILIGLGAGGCSFSRNDKSAYAKADDSDLTGSIAMPAKAPTDTDLAFARNAASDVLSKNDKDSSQHWENPETGARGSVTPIAQSYAAEDGRKCRDFLASYVNGSTESWLQGAGCQSSRGSWEIHTLKPWRS; the protein is encoded by the coding sequence ATGACGATCATTCTGATCGGGCTCGGCGCCGGCGGCTGCAGCTTTTCCCGCAACGACAAAAGTGCCTACGCCAAGGCCGACGACAGCGACCTCACCGGCTCGATCGCGATGCCGGCCAAGGCGCCGACCGACACCGATCTCGCCTTCGCCCGCAACGCTGCCTCCGACGTCCTCAGCAAGAACGACAAGGATTCCAGCCAGCATTGGGAGAACCCGGAAACCGGGGCGCGCGGTTCGGTCACGCCGATCGCGCAATCCTATGCCGCTGAAGACGGCCGCAAGTGCCGCGACTTCCTGGCGAGCTACGTCAACGGCAGCACCGAAAGCTGGCTCCAGGGTGCGGGCTGCCAAAGCAGCCGTGGCAGTTGGGAGATTCATACGCTAAAGCCGTGGCGGAGCTAG
- a CDS encoding histidine phosphatase family protein — translation MPVPTIYYLRHGETEWNALGRLQGIKDIPLNARGRGQAVQAGGILADLFKREGRDKAALPYVSSPLGRARETMELARSKLELPTADYTLDDRLREIGYGTWEGLTLAESEASDPDIYARRLADKWTVGPAGGETYADVQVRVRAWYDQLRTDTVAVAHGGTCRALMVSLGLETPASAAELYIEQGAVYVFRDGLLEKFS, via the coding sequence ATGCCCGTGCCCACGATCTATTATCTGCGCCACGGCGAGACCGAGTGGAACGCGCTCGGGAGGCTTCAGGGCATCAAGGACATTCCGCTGAACGCGCGCGGTCGCGGTCAGGCCGTGCAGGCCGGCGGCATTCTCGCCGATCTGTTCAAGCGCGAGGGCCGCGACAAGGCTGCATTACCCTACGTGTCGAGTCCGCTTGGCCGCGCGCGAGAGACCATGGAACTGGCGCGGAGCAAGCTCGAACTGCCGACTGCGGACTATACGCTCGACGATCGCCTGCGTGAGATCGGCTACGGCACCTGGGAGGGACTGACGCTGGCCGAGAGCGAGGCCTCCGATCCCGACATCTACGCCCGGCGCCTCGCCGACAAATGGACGGTGGGCCCCGCGGGCGGGGAGACCTACGCCGATGTCCAGGTCCGCGTGCGCGCCTGGTACGACCAGCTTCGGACCGACACCGTCGCGGTCGCCCATGGCGGGACCTGCCGGGCCCTGATGGTTTCACTCGGCCTGGAGACGCCGGCGAGCGCCGCCGAACTCTACATCGAGCAGGGCGCCGTCTACGTGTTCCGCGACGGGCTGCTGGAGAAGTTTAGTTAA
- a CDS encoding anti-sigma factor — protein MNDRKIPVTEDELHAYVDGELPAERRADVEAWLAAQPEDGERVQSWRAMAEMLHARYDSVAQEPVPARLELERLERRPRHWLYGAAAAVLVAFVAGGAAGWLGHGAANAPSTFQSFTTDALDAHRLYVVEVRHPVEVGGNERDHLQAWLTRRCGWTVFAPNLEASGLKLVGGRLLPGPNGPASFLMYEGASGERYTIYTAKTENGATQMRYARTDKDGALFWSERGVGYVVSGGGDRDRLTKVAQAVYDQAEKSGT, from the coding sequence ATGAACGACCGCAAGATCCCAGTGACCGAGGACGAACTGCACGCCTATGTCGACGGCGAGCTGCCGGCCGAACGCCGCGCCGACGTCGAGGCCTGGCTTGCCGCGCAGCCTGAGGATGGCGAGCGCGTGCAGTCCTGGCGCGCCATGGCCGAGATGCTGCACGCCCGCTACGATTCGGTCGCCCAGGAGCCGGTGCCGGCGCGGCTCGAGCTCGAACGGCTGGAGCGCCGCCCGCGGCACTGGCTCTATGGCGCCGCCGCGGCCGTGCTGGTGGCCTTCGTCGCCGGCGGCGCCGCCGGCTGGCTGGGGCATGGCGCCGCCAACGCGCCGTCGACCTTCCAGAGTTTTACGACTGACGCGCTCGACGCCCACCGGCTCTATGTCGTCGAGGTCCGCCATCCGGTCGAGGTCGGCGGCAACGAGCGCGACCACCTCCAGGCCTGGCTGACCAGACGCTGCGGCTGGACCGTGTTTGCACCGAACCTGGAGGCGAGTGGACTGAAGCTCGTCGGTGGCCGGCTTTTGCCGGGGCCGAACGGGCCGGCGTCGTTCCTGATGTATGAGGGCGCCTCGGGCGAGCGGTACACGATCTACACCGCCAAGACCGAGAATGGCGCGACGCAGATGCGCTACGCCAGAACGGACAAGGACGGGGCGCTGTTCTGGTCGGAGCGCGGCGTCGGCTACGTCGTCAGCGGTGGCGGCGACCGGGATCGGCTGACCAAAGTGGCGCAGGCGGTCTACGACCAGGCAGAGAAAAGCGGCACCTAG
- the fabI gene encoding enoyl-ACP reductase FabI yields the protein MAQNSGLMQGKRGVVLGVANNRSIAWGIAKACHAAGAELAFTYQGDALKKRVEPLAAEIGGLVLGHCDVTDAATIDAAFAVLKEKWGKIDFLVHAIAYGEQLDGRYVDTTQENFSKSLLISCYSFTAVAQRAEKLMTDGGSLITLSYYGAEKWMPHYNVMGVAKAALEASVRYLAADLGEKNIRVNAISAGPIKTLAASGIGDFRYILKWNEANAPLRRNVSTEDVGGSALYFLSDLSRGVTGEVHHVDSGYHVLGMKRPDAPDISFGGKD from the coding sequence ATGGCGCAGAATTCAGGTCTGATGCAGGGCAAGCGGGGCGTGGTCCTCGGCGTTGCCAACAACCGCTCGATCGCCTGGGGCATTGCCAAGGCATGCCACGCGGCCGGCGCCGAGCTTGCCTTCACCTACCAGGGCGATGCGCTGAAGAAGCGCGTCGAGCCGCTCGCCGCCGAGATCGGCGGGCTCGTGCTCGGCCATTGCGACGTCACCGATGCCGCAACCATCGATGCGGCCTTCGCGGTGCTGAAGGAGAAGTGGGGCAAGATCGACTTCCTGGTGCATGCGATCGCCTATGGCGAGCAACTCGACGGCCGCTACGTCGACACCACGCAGGAGAATTTTTCGAAGTCCCTGCTGATCTCCTGCTATTCGTTCACGGCCGTGGCGCAGCGCGCCGAGAAGCTGATGACCGACGGCGGCTCGCTCATCACGCTCAGCTATTACGGCGCCGAGAAGTGGATGCCGCATTACAACGTCATGGGCGTCGCGAAAGCGGCGCTCGAAGCGAGCGTGCGTTATCTCGCCGCCGATCTCGGCGAGAAGAACATCCGCGTCAACGCGATCTCGGCGGGGCCGATCAAGACCCTCGCGGCGTCCGGCATCGGCGATTTCAGATATATCCTGAAGTGGAACGAAGCCAACGCACCGCTGCGGCGCAACGTCTCCACGGAAGACGTCGGCGGCAGCGCGCTGTATTTCCTCTCCGACCTCTCGCGCGGCGTCACCGGCGAGGTGCACCACGTCGATTCCGGCTATCACGTGCTCGGCATGAAGCGCCCGGACGCGCCGGACATTTCGTTCGGCGGGAAGGACTAA
- a CDS encoding sigma-70 family RNA polymerase sigma factor yields MSAFRQSVEAMIPALRRYARALTREADAADDLVQDTLVRALRSERLFLGGDVRSWLYTILTNLNKNRRRSLARRPQFMQLTENNPDASGTEAEGRDIERALATLVEEQRSVLLLVMLEGMSYREVADIQGVPIGTVMSRLARARAHVKASLEGERPALRRVK; encoded by the coding sequence ATGAGTGCGTTTCGCCAAAGCGTTGAAGCCATGATCCCGGCATTGCGCCGCTACGCCCGCGCGCTCACGCGCGAGGCGGATGCGGCCGACGATCTGGTGCAGGATACACTGGTGCGGGCGCTGCGTTCGGAGCGCCTGTTTCTCGGGGGCGACGTCAGGAGCTGGCTCTATACGATCCTGACCAACCTCAACAAGAACCGGCGGCGCTCGCTGGCACGGCGACCGCAATTCATGCAGCTGACGGAGAACAATCCGGATGCCAGCGGGACCGAAGCCGAAGGGCGCGATATCGAGAGGGCGCTGGCGACGCTCGTCGAGGAGCAACGCTCGGTGCTGCTCCTGGTGATGCTGGAGGGCATGAGCTACCGCGAGGTCGCCGACATCCAGGGCGTGCCGATCGGCACGGTGATGTCGCGCCTGGCACGCGCCCGCGCCCACGTCAAAGCCTCGCTGGAGGGTGAGCGCCCGGCGCTCAGGCGGGTGAAATGA
- a CDS encoding J domain-containing protein encodes MRDPYEVLGVPRSANAAAIKSAYRKLAKKHHPDSNKNDPKAAERFAELNTANEILGDEDKRKQFDRGEIDADGKPRFQGFPGGGGGPRGRAGPGGFESYTFRGGGAGPGPGGGAFEDILNSMFGGGPRPRPGAGGGAQFEFDTGGIGLDLDVNVAMTVSLEEAVKGGEKRVRLPNGKELNVKIPAGVTEGQQIRLRGQGESAQGHPPGDLLITIGIAQHPFFKIEGADLRIDLPVTLYEAVLGGKVRVPTLGNAVELSVPQNTSSGRTFRLKGKGLPKAGGTGDLFVTIRIMLPDGNDAELEALMEKWRDQHPYNPRSGLG; translated from the coding sequence ATGCGCGACCCCTATGAGGTCTTGGGGGTGCCGCGGAGCGCCAACGCTGCCGCGATCAAGAGCGCCTATCGTAAGCTTGCCAAGAAGCACCATCCCGACAGCAACAAGAACGACCCGAAGGCGGCCGAGCGCTTCGCTGAGCTCAATACGGCCAACGAGATCCTCGGCGACGAGGACAAGCGCAAGCAATTTGACCGCGGCGAGATCGACGCCGACGGCAAGCCGCGCTTCCAAGGGTTTCCGGGCGGCGGCGGTGGGCCGCGCGGGCGCGCGGGTCCCGGCGGGTTCGAGAGCTATACGTTCCGCGGCGGCGGCGCGGGCCCTGGTCCGGGCGGCGGCGCGTTCGAGGACATCCTCAACAGCATGTTCGGCGGTGGGCCGCGTCCGCGGCCCGGGGCCGGCGGCGGTGCCCAGTTCGAATTCGACACCGGCGGGATCGGGCTCGATCTCGACGTTAATGTCGCCATGACCGTCTCGCTGGAGGAGGCGGTCAAGGGCGGCGAGAAGCGCGTTCGGCTGCCGAATGGCAAGGAACTCAACGTCAAGATTCCGGCCGGCGTCACCGAGGGCCAGCAGATCCGGTTGCGGGGACAGGGCGAGAGCGCTCAGGGCCATCCGCCGGGCGATCTCCTGATCACGATCGGCATCGCCCAGCATCCGTTCTTCAAGATCGAGGGCGCCGATCTCAGGATCGACCTGCCGGTCACGCTTTACGAGGCGGTGCTTGGCGGCAAGGTCCGCGTGCCCACCCTCGGCAATGCCGTGGAACTGTCGGTCCCGCAAAACACCTCCAGCGGCCGGACCTTCCGCCTTAAGGGCAAGGGACTGCCAAAAGCTGGCGGAACCGGGGATCTCTTCGTCACCATCAGGATTATGTTACCGGACGGGAACGACGCCGAGCTTGAAGCATTGATGGAGAAGTGGCGGGACCAGCACCCCTACAATCCGCGTAGCGGGCTTGGTTAA